A section of the Xiphias gladius isolate SHS-SW01 ecotype Sanya breed wild chromosome 8, ASM1685928v1, whole genome shotgun sequence genome encodes:
- the nfatc3b gene encoding LOW QUALITY PROTEIN: nuclear factor of activated T-cells, cytoplasmic 3 (The sequence of the model RefSeq protein was modified relative to this genomic sequence to represent the inferred CDS: inserted 1 base in 1 codon) codes for MSAGNCAEELDFRLIFEDDGRQAAGPDLNVRTPPSSTQALAEQPVIQELQSHPSYFSTTDNYQHVGCHSQGPQYVVLGNPRAFDCPSIQITSIAPSNHVEPGTGHEALAVGGAEGGYPEASWSRDQLYLPLDPCYRDPTLCPSPCSSMSSRSWMSDLSSCESFSHIFDDFEGEQCDAARLTLGSPLGSPXGSPGCGGGAFGVELWQQKYQHPSFSPALSPHQSPRQSPRQSPRQSPRQSPCHSPRASVTEESWLNRRPTSRPSSRPTSPCGKRRHSSADPHARSPSPHHSPSPTPSASPRGSVTDDTWVGSPAGALGPLLMSGYQELDVPSKTRRTSGSQLGLLPGQGDLGLETFQDSPGEEGREQDGLAELFLQVPSHFSWNKPKPGNPPLFRTSSPPPLDWPLPSQYDQCELKLEVQPKSYHRAHYETEGSRGSIKAATGGHPVVKLNGYSEQHVGLQLFIGTADDRYLRPHSFYQAHRVTGKTVTTTCQENIIGYTKVLETPLLPENNMSASIDCAGILKLRNADIELKKGETDIGRKNTRVRVVFRVAVPRPDGRMLWLQTTSVPVECSQRSGQELPQVESFSPASCSVDGGEELLITGSNISTQSRVVFMEKGPDGRSMWEMDARVVSEKSSGSSIVVEVPPYNKKTVSPVQVQFYVSNGKRRRSLTQSFTYLPGARRHLPAAAGAQLVKQERWEPDRISHNPPGFIPDVAYYGSCDLPVHCGPPSQNAPHLHHPPPSSVPLQTPLMFPHTSSIPLHTSSMPSQTSSVPHQTLIPLQTSIVPPQTFTVPPQTSSIPPQISAMPNQASSVPLQTFTIPLQTSSVGPQREQSPSLSSNRAFVTPADPQKDSLLSSPGQVLSIKKEPEDQPNLGSMGLQEITLDDVNEIIDRDIGNLSGAARPDQPDRYRQYDWEQKSSDAALPFRGGRR; via the exons GTCCAGATCTCAATGTGAGGACGCCACCCTCCTCCACACAGGCTCTGGCCGAGCAGCCCGTCATCCAGGAGCTGCAGAGTCACCCTTCATACTTCTCCACCACAGACAACTACCAGCATGTTGGCTGCCATTCCCAGGGGCCCCAGTATGTGGTCCTGGGGAACCCACGAGCCTTTGACTGCCCGAGTATCCAGATCACCTCCATAGCTCCTAGCAACCATGTGGAGCCCGGCACTGGTCACGAAGCTTTGGCGGTGGGCGGGGCAGAGGGGGGCTACCCCGAGGCGTCGTGGTCCAGAGACCAGCTTTACCTGCCTCTCGATCCCTGCTACCGGGACCCGACGCTCTGCCCGAGCCCCTGCAGCAGCATGTCGTCAAGAAGCTGGATGTCCGACCTCTCCTCCTGCGAGTCCTTCTCCCACATCTTCGACGATTTTGAGGGGGAGCAATGCGATGCCGCCCGCCTCACCCTGGGGTCCCCCTTGGGGTCAC CAGGGTCTCCGGGCTGTGGGGGTGGGGCCTTCGGCGTGGAGTTATGGCAACAAAAATACCAACATCCTTCCTTCAGCCCCGCGCTGTCGCCCCATCAGTCGCCCCGTCAGTCGCCCCGTCAGTCGCCCCGTCAGTCGCCCCGTCAGTCGCCCTGCCACTCCCCCCGTGCCAGTGTCACAGAGGAGAGCTGGCTGAACCGCCGGCCCACTTCCAG GCCATCATCTAGACCGACCTCCCCCTGTGGAAAGAGACGCCACTCCAGCGCTGACCCCCACGCCCGCTCGCCCTCCCCTCACCACTCGCCCAGCCCCACACCGAGCGCCTCCCCACGGGGCAGCGTGACAGATGACACCTGGGTGGGAAGCCCTGCCGGTGCCCTCGGGCCCCTCCTGATGTCCGGCTACCAGGAGCTGGACGTCCCCTCTAAGACCAGGCGGACGTCGGGGAGCCAGCTGGGTCTCCTTCCCGGTCAGGGAGACCTCGGGCTGGAGACCTTCCAGGACTCTCCTGGAGAAGAGGGACGTGAACAGGATGGCCTTGCTGAGCTCTTCCTTCAGGTGCCCTCCCACTTCAGTTGGAACAAACCCAAACCTGGAAACCCCCCTCTGTTCAG GACCTCGTCTCCCCCTCCCCTGGACTGGCCTCTGCCCAGCCAGTACGACCAGTGCGAGCTGAAGCTGGAGGTCCAGCCCAAGTCCTACCACAGGGCACATTACGAGACGGAGGGCAGCAGAGGCTCCATTAAAGCAGCTACTGGAGGACACCCCGTTGTAAAG TTGAATGGATACAGCGAGCAGCATGTCGGCCTGCAGTTGTTCATCGGCACCGCAGACGACCGGTACCTTCGCCCTCATTCCTTCTACCAGGCCCACCGCGTGACAGGGAAGACGGTCACCACAACCTGCCAGGAGAATATTATAGGTTACACTAAAGTCCTGGAGACCCCCCTGCTTCCAGAAAACAACATGTCTGCCAG CATTGACTGCGCCGGCATCCTGAAGCTGCGTAACGCCGACATCGAGCTGAAGAAAGGAGAGACGGATATCGGGCGGAAGAACACCAGGGTGCGAGTTGTGTTCAGGGTCGCCGTCCCTCGGCCAGACGGCCGGATGCTGTGGCTACAGACCACATCTGTTCCCGTGGAGTGCT cCCAGCGCTCCGGCCAGGAGCTTCCTCAGGTGGAGAGCTTCAGTCCAGCCAGCTGCTCTGTGGACGGAGGAGAGGAGCTGCTCATCACCGGATCCAACATCTCCACACAGTCCAGGGTTGTGTTCATGGAGAAAGGGCCCG ATGGAAGATCAATGTGGGAAATGGATGCCAGAGTGGTGTCAGAAAAAAGCAGTGGA TCCAGCATTGTGGTGGAGGTCCCTCCTTACAATAAGAAGACAGTTAGTCCAGTCCAAGTCCAGTTCTACGTCTCAAAcgggaagagaagaagaagtctAACGCAGAGCTTCACCTACCTGCCTGGAGCCAGACGTCacctccctgctgctgctggagcacaGCTAGTCAAACAGGAGCGCTGGGAGCCAGACCGCATTTCCCACAATCCACCTGGATTCATCCCAGATGTGGCCTATTATGGTTCCTGTGACCTTCCAGTGCACTGTGGTCCTCCTTCGCAGAATGCACCTCATctccatcatcctcctccttcttctgtCCCCCTTCAAACTCCCTTAATGTTTCCTCACACCTCCTCCATCCCGCTTCATACCTCCTCCATGCCTTCTCAGACCTCCTCAGTCCCCCATCAGACCTTGATTCCTCTCCAGACCTCCATCGTGCCTCCTCAGACCTTCACCGTCCCTCCTCAGACCTCATCGATACCCCCTCAAATCTCTGCGATGCCTAACCAGGCCTCTTCTGTCCCCCTTCAGACCTTCACCATCCCCCTGCAGACCTCCAGTGTTGGACCTCAGAGGGAACAATCTCCATCTCTGAGCTCCAACAGAGCCTTTGTGACCCCTGCTGACCCCCAGAAGGACTCTCTGCTCTCGAGCCCTGGACAGGTGTTGAGTATCAAGAAGGAACCGGAAGACCAGCCAAATCTGGGGTCCATGGGCCTGCAGGAGATCACACTGGATGATG TGAATGAGATCATCGACAGAGACATCGGCAATCTGAGCGGCGCCGCCCGGCCCGACCAGCCCGACCGGTACCGTCAGTACGACTGGGAGCAGAAGTCCAGCGACGCGGCCTTACCGTTCCGCGGAGGCCGTCGGTAG
- the amfra gene encoding autocrine motility factor receptor a, with the protein MPFLFLERFPWPSLQTYAALSAALLAGTVLTACSSDSRPQSSPEEVHSSRISRCITDGGQYLRAGYGDVAADVLLYLLTDSVFVWVMVNTACCVLLLIAKLIQCVVFGPLRVSEKQQLKDKFWNFIFYKFIFVFGVLNVQTVEEVVMWWLWFAVLVFLHLLVQLCKDRFEYLSFSPATPLSSHARVLLLLVVLLLCCGGLATLCSRVARSQGRHTAAFMAAECMLVTVKTTHVVFRYSIHLWDVNQEGSWENKSSCVYYTDLLMVLLLLGLDLLHHIHMLLFSNIWLSMASLVIFMQLRFLVQEVQKRIRRHHNYLRVLRNMETRFSVASADELAANNDDCAICWDVMSSARKLPCGHLFHSSCLRSWLEQDTSCPTCRMSLNIDEGGEGRVERETREAVPVNMAAGPGTDVPPHLNQLNHFFHFDGSRIASWLPSFSVEVMATTNFLGIAPTNPSQINTMAQQIQEMFPQVPLQLILQDLEITQSLEVTSDNILEGRVQTAAPPLAMEHPLIQVTPPPEDEREASSESEQEDEEEDEDVVERRIAVEDKKDEDEQKVEVRFCTSAEERQKLLLQRKEELLQRARRDYLTRNTRSDTGNPDGSDLRSREPAKRSVSGGGGTTATETY; encoded by the exons ATGCCTTTCTTGTTCCTGGAGCGGTTCCCCTGGCCCAGTCTACAGACCTACGCGGCGCTGAGTGCTGCCCTGCTGGCCGGGACCGTCCTGACCGCCTGCTCCTCCGACTCCCGCCCACAGTCCAGCCCGGAGGAGGTCCACAGCTCCAGGATCAGCCGCTGCATCACGGACGGCGGACAGTACCTGAGGGCAGGGTATGGAGATGTGGCTGCAGACGTCCTGCTGTACCTGTTGACCGACAGTGTCTTTGTTTGG GTGATGGTAAACACAGCCTGCTGTGTCTTGCTGCTGATTGCCAAACTCATCCAGTGCGTTGTGTTCGGGCCGCTCCGTGTCAGCGAGAAACAG caACTGAAGGACAAGTTCTGGAACTTTATCTTCTACAAGTTCATCTTCGTGTTTGGCGTCCTGAACGTCCAGAcggtggaggaggtggtgatgTGGTGGCTCTGGTTCGCAGTCCTGgtcttcctccatctcctgGTTCAGCTCTGCAAGGACCGCTTTGAATAT CTGTCCTTCTCTCCGGCCACTCCTCTGTCCAGCCACGCGcgggtgctgctgctgttggtggtGCTGCTGTTGTGCTGCGGGGGTCTGGCTACACTTTGCAGCCGGGTGGCACGCAGTCAGGGCCGCCACACCGCCGCATTCATGGCTGCAGAG tgtatgCTGGTGACTGTCAAGACCACACACGTCGTGTTTCG GTACTCCATTCACCTGTGGGACGTGAACCAGGAGGGCAGCTGGGAGAATAAATCCTCCTGCGTTTACTACACCGACCTCCTGATGGTGCTGCTGTTACTGGGCCTCGACCTGCTGCATCACATCCACATGCTG CTCTTCAGTAACATCTGGTTGTCCATGGCGAGTCTGGTCATCTTCATGCAGCTTCGTTTCCTCGTTCAGGAGGTTCAGAAGAGAATCCGCCGCCACCACAACTACCTGCGAGTGCTCCGCAACATGGAGACCCG GTTTTCTGTGGCGTCTGCAGACGAACTGGCAGCCAATAACGATGACTGTGCGATCTGCTGGGACGTGATGAGTTCAGCTCGGAAACTGCCCTGTGGTCACCTCTTCCACAG CTCGTGTCTGCGCTCCTGGCTCGAGCAGGACACGTCATGTCCAACATGTCGGATGTCCCTCAACATCGACGAAGGAGGTGAAGGTCGCGTGGAGAGGGAGACCAGGGAGGCCGTCCCCGTCAACATGGCTGCCGGACCTGGAACCGACGTTCCGCCGCACCTCAACCAGCTTAACCACTTCTTCCACTTTGATG GTTCTCGTATTGCCAGCTGGCTGCCCAGTTTCTCGGTGGAGGTCATGGCCACCACCAACTTCCTGGGCATCGCACCAACTAACCCGTCTCAGATCAACACCATG GCTCAGCAGATCCAGGAGATGTTTCCTCAGGTTCCTCTCCAGCTGATCCTGCAGGACCTGGAGATCACTCAGTCCCTGGAGGTCACCAGCGACAACATCCTGGAGGGACGAGTCCAGACCGCCGCCCCACCACTG GCCATGGAGCACCCGCTCATACAGGTGACTCCTCCACCCGAGGACGAGCGCGAAGCCAGCAGCGAGTCAGAGCaggaggacgaggaagaggaCGAAGATGTGGTGGAGAGGCGGATTGCTGTGGAGGACAAGAAGGATGAAGATGAGCAGAAGGTGGAGGTTCGGTTTTGTACGTCGGCGGAGGAACgacagaagctgctgctgcagaggaaggaggagctgctgcagcGAGCACGCAG
- the pdcd2l gene encoding programmed cell death protein 2-like isoform X2 has translation MASPPQELTLIGLCDGELDPKRYQSSYLVNKVGGQPDWLPVISRQCPRCGRCGAPLAHVAQVYCPMEASPYHRNLHLFACPGAECSGRSEGWRVLRSQCLETEVAAARAASRPAPAQGASLSTTDWCDTADDWGMEEEEEGGGDDGWGGGVKKDTLVQQEAAAPEAEEGPALSEVDVGSRLQDLSLGESHEDVPVFRPFFISVVEESDLCGEDEDLEHARELLREYERRGGAVAVGEPDGSEEKYEKTRARHGDTVFSRFMKKISLCPQQILRYGHGRKPLFISEPPSNMAQAVSACGSCGGSRTFEMQLMPALVSLLRRGGGGAEAELEFGTVLVYTCANSCWTSGSGSAVEEFCFVQADPDQQLFK, from the exons ATGGCTTCGCCCCCCCAGGAGTTAACCCTGATCGGTCTGTGTGATGGAGAGCTGGACCCAAAGAGATACCAGTCCTCATATCTCGTCAACAAAGTCGGGGGCCAGCCGGACTGGTTGCCGGTCATCTCCCGGCAGTGTCCCCGCTGTGGACGCTGCGGAGCCCCTTTAGCCCACGTGGCGCAGGTGTATTGCCCCATGGAGGCCTCCCCCTACCACAGGAACCTCCACCTGTTCGCGTGCCCGGGTGCAGAGTGCAGCGGCAGGTCCGAGGGTTGGAGGGTGCTCCGCTCTCAGTGTCTGGAGACTGAGGTGGCGGCAGCGCGGGCAGCCAGCCGGCCTGCCCCGGCTCAGGGGGCTTCTCTGTCGACCACTGACTGGTGTGACACCGCTGATGACTGGggcatggaggaggaggaggagggtggtggtgatgatgggtGGGGAGGTGGTGTGAAGAAGGACACCCTGGTTCAGCAGGAAGCAGCAGCTCCTGAGGCAGAAG AAGGTCCTGCGCTCAGTGAGGTGGACGTCGGCAGCCGACTCCAGGACCTCAGTTTGGGAGAGTCACACGAGGACGTCCCCGTCTTCCGCCCGTTCTTCATCAGCGTGGTGGAGGAGTCGGATCTGTGCGGAGAGGACGAGGACCTGGAGCACGCCCGGGAGCTGCTGAGGGAGTacgagaggagagggggggcgGTGGCGGTTGGAGAGCCGGACGGCAGCGAGGAGAAGTACGAGAAGACCAGAGCCAGACACGGAGACACCGTCTTCTCCAGGTTCATGAAGAAGATCTCACTGTGTCCACAACAGATCCTGCGCTACGGCCACGGCAGGAAACCGCTCTTCATTTCTGAGCCGCCGTCCAACATGGCTCAGGCGGTTTCTGCGTGCGGCTCCTGTGGAGGATCCAGGACTTTTGAGATGCAGCTGATGCCGGCTCTGGTCAGTCTGCTGCGGAGGGGGGGCGGCGGCGCCGAGGCGGAGCTGGAGTTCGGGACGGTCCTGGTTTATACCTGCGCCAACAGCTGCTGGACttcaggatcaggatcagcTGTGGAGGAGTTCTGCTTTGTTCAGGCAGACCCGGACCAGCAGCTCTTTAAATGA
- the pdcd2l gene encoding programmed cell death protein 2-like isoform X1, translating to MASPPQELTLIGLCDGELDPKRYQSSYLVNKVGGQPDWLPVISRQCPRCGRCGAPLAHVAQVYCPMEASPYHRNLHLFACPGAECSGRSEGWRVLRSQCLETEVAAARAASRPAPAQGASLSTTDWCDTADDWGMEEEEEGGGDDGWGGGVKKDTLVQQEAAAPEAEAEGPALSEVDVGSRLQDLSLGESHEDVPVFRPFFISVVEESDLCGEDEDLEHARELLREYERRGGAVAVGEPDGSEEKYEKTRARHGDTVFSRFMKKISLCPQQILRYGHGRKPLFISEPPSNMAQAVSACGSCGGSRTFEMQLMPALVSLLRRGGGGAEAELEFGTVLVYTCANSCWTSGSGSAVEEFCFVQADPDQQLFK from the exons ATGGCTTCGCCCCCCCAGGAGTTAACCCTGATCGGTCTGTGTGATGGAGAGCTGGACCCAAAGAGATACCAGTCCTCATATCTCGTCAACAAAGTCGGGGGCCAGCCGGACTGGTTGCCGGTCATCTCCCGGCAGTGTCCCCGCTGTGGACGCTGCGGAGCCCCTTTAGCCCACGTGGCGCAGGTGTATTGCCCCATGGAGGCCTCCCCCTACCACAGGAACCTCCACCTGTTCGCGTGCCCGGGTGCAGAGTGCAGCGGCAGGTCCGAGGGTTGGAGGGTGCTCCGCTCTCAGTGTCTGGAGACTGAGGTGGCGGCAGCGCGGGCAGCCAGCCGGCCTGCCCCGGCTCAGGGGGCTTCTCTGTCGACCACTGACTGGTGTGACACCGCTGATGACTGGggcatggaggaggaggaggagggtggtggtgatgatgggtGGGGAGGTGGTGTGAAGAAGGACACCCTGGTTCAGCAGGAAGCAGCAGCTCCTGAGGCAGAAG CAGAAGGTCCTGCGCTCAGTGAGGTGGACGTCGGCAGCCGACTCCAGGACCTCAGTTTGGGAGAGTCACACGAGGACGTCCCCGTCTTCCGCCCGTTCTTCATCAGCGTGGTGGAGGAGTCGGATCTGTGCGGAGAGGACGAGGACCTGGAGCACGCCCGGGAGCTGCTGAGGGAGTacgagaggagagggggggcgGTGGCGGTTGGAGAGCCGGACGGCAGCGAGGAGAAGTACGAGAAGACCAGAGCCAGACACGGAGACACCGTCTTCTCCAGGTTCATGAAGAAGATCTCACTGTGTCCACAACAGATCCTGCGCTACGGCCACGGCAGGAAACCGCTCTTCATTTCTGAGCCGCCGTCCAACATGGCTCAGGCGGTTTCTGCGTGCGGCTCCTGTGGAGGATCCAGGACTTTTGAGATGCAGCTGATGCCGGCTCTGGTCAGTCTGCTGCGGAGGGGGGGCGGCGGCGCCGAGGCGGAGCTGGAGTTCGGGACGGTCCTGGTTTATACCTGCGCCAACAGCTGCTGGACttcaggatcaggatcagcTGTGGAGGAGTTCTGCTTTGTTCAGGCAGACCCGGACCAGCAGCTCTTTAAATGA